The Paraburkholderia hospita DNA segment CCGACGGCGGCTGCACGCCGAGGCCGAGGAAGCCGAGCGCGGCGGCATCGAGAATCGCCGACGAAAAGCCCAGCGTGGCCTGCACGATCAGCGGCGCAGTGCAGTTCGGCAGCACCTGCGAGAACATCAGGCGAGCCGTGCCCGCACCTGCGACGCGCGACGCCATCACGTATTCCTTGTGCAACTCGCCGAGCGCCGATGCGCGCGTCAGACGCACGTAACCCGGCAGCGCGACGATCGCGATGGCGAGCATCGTGTTCACCAGACCCGGACCGATGATGGCAACCACGGCTACCGCGAGCAGCAGCGACGGCAGCGCGAGCAGCACGTCCATGATGCGCATGATGGGCGTGTCGGCCCACTTCTCGAAGAACGCGGCGATCAGACCGAGCACGATGCCGGGAATCAGCGCGAGCACCACCGAAACAAAGCCGATCCAGAACGACAGCCGCGCGCCGTACATCAGGCGCGAAAGAATGTCGCGGCCGGCTTCGTCGGTGCCGAGAATGAACTTCCAGTTGCCGCCGTCGAGCCATGCGGGTGGAATCTTCACGGAATCGCGGTATTGCTCGATCGGGCTGTGCGGGGCGATCAGCGGCGCGAAGATCGCGACGAAGACCAGCACCAGCACGATGAGGCCCGCGCCGACGGCGCCGCGGTTGCGGGAGAAGTTGGACCAGAACTCGCGGGCGGCGAGAGCACGGCCGCTCGGGGGTGTGACTGCCTGGGGGACTGTATTTTGAATGTCTGCCACGGTATTACCTCGTATGGCGGATGCGTGGATTCAACACGCCGTACAACAGATCAACGACGAGGTTCACGACGATCACGAGTGTCGCGATCATCAGGATACCGCCCTGCACGACGGGATAGTCGCGCCGGCCGATCGCGTCGATCAGCCATTTGCCGATGCCCGGCCACGAGAACAGCGTTTCCGTCAGCACCGCGCCCGCGAGCAGCGTGCCGACCTGCAAACCGATCACCGTGACGACGGGAATCAGCGCGTTACGCAGTGCATGCACGACGATCACGCGTCCCGGCGACAAGCCCTTCGCGCGCGCCGTGCGAATGTAATCTTCGCGCAGCACTTCGAGCATCGACGAACGGGTCATCCGCGCGACGACCGCGAGCGGAATCGTGCCGAGCACGATCGACGGCAGGATCAGGTGCGACAGCGCCGAGCGGAACGAGCCTTCATCCGTGCCGGGCAGCAGCGAGTCGATCAGCAGGAAGCCGGTCACGTGCGGAATGTCGTATTCGACCGCGATGCGGCCCGACACGGGCGTCCAGCCGAGCTTCGACGAGAAGAACATGATGAGGATCAATCCCCACCAGAAAATCGGCATCGAATAGCCGGTCAGCGCTGTGCCCATCACGCCGTGATCGACGGCCGTGCCGCGCCGCAACGCAGCGAACACGCCCGCCGGAAGACCCACGATCAGCGCGAACATCATGGCGCAGATCGACAGTTCGACGGTGGCGGGGAAACGGGCCAGGAATTCGTCCATCACGCTGGTATTGGTGATGATCGACGTGCCAAGGTTCCCCTGCAGCGCGTGGCCGACGTAATGGAGGTACTGGATGGGCAACGGTTCGTCGAGCCCGAGGCGATGCATCGCCGCAGCGTGCATGGCCGGATCGACGCCGCGCTCGCCCATCATGACTTCAATGGGGTCGCCCGGAATCAGGTGAATGAGTGCGAACGCGAGGATCGTGATACCGATGAAAGTCGGTATGACCATCCCGATGCGGCGCAAAACGAATCGGAACATGGTTCGTCCCTATGGTCTTGGTGAGAAAAAACGCAACCGGCGACGAGGGCTCGTGACCCCGGTCGCCGGACCATTTCGACCAGTCTTCTAACCGAACGAAAAGCGTACTGCGTATGGGATGCAGCAGGCAACGAAGCCCACCGCATCACGTGATTTACTTCATGCTTACGCCATCGAAGCGCGCATAGCCGAGCGGCTCGATGCGCATATCGACAACCTTCTTGCTCACCGGCTGATACACCGTCGAGTGAGCGATCGGCGAGAACGGCAATTGCTGCGCGAAGATCTGCTGCGCCTGCACATACGCCTTCGTGCGGTCTGCCTGGCCCGTCGTTTCACGGCCCTTCTGCACGAGTTCGTCGAACGGCTTGTAGCACCACTTCGAGAAGTTGTTGCCGTTCACCGCGTCGCAGCCGAGCAGCGTACCGAGCCAGTTGTCCGGGTCGCCATTGTCGCCCGTCCAGCCGATCAGCATCGTGTCGTCTTCGCCCGCGTGCGCGCGCTTGATGTACTCACCCCATTCGTACGTGACGATCTTCGCCTTCACGCCGATCTTGGCCCAGTCGGCCTGGATCATTTCCGCCATCAGCTTGCCGTTCGGGTTGTACGCGCGCTGCACGGGCATCGCCCACAGCGTGATGTCGAAACCGTTCGGGAAGCCAGCTTTGGCGAGCAGCGCCTTGGCCTTTTCCGTATCGTATGCCGGCATCTTCAGGTTCTTGTCATACGACCACTGAGTAGGCGGCATCGGGTTCGTCGCGGCCTGGCCTGCGCCTTGATACACGGAATCGATGATCGCTTTCTTGTTGATCGCCATGTCGAGCGCCTGACGCACTTCGAGCTTGTCGACGGGCTTGTGCGTCACGTTGTACGCCAGGTAGCCCAGGTTGAAGCCCGGCTGCGACGGCATGTCGACGTTCGAATCGGCCTTCAGCGGTGCGATATCGGCGGGACGCGGATAGCTCATCACCTGGCATTCGTCACGCTTCAACTTCTGCACGCGCACGCCCGCATCAGGCGTGATCGAGAAGATCAGCTTCGAGATCTTGACCGTGTTCGGCTTCCAGTAGTCCGGATTGCCGTCGAAACGGATCGTCGCGTCCTTCGTGTAGCTGCGGAAAATGAACGGGCCCGTGCCGACCGGCTTCTGGTTGATATCGGCCGCGTTGCCGGACTTCAGCAGCGAATCCGCATATTCAGCCGAGAGGACCGACGCGTATTCCATTGCCAGATTCTGGATGAACGGCGCGTTGACTTCCTTCAGCGTGAACTTGACCGTGTACGGGTCGACCTTTTCGACCTTGTCGATCAGCTTGTCGAGGCCCATGTCGGTGAAGTACGGGAACTGCACCGGGTAAGCCTTACGGAACGGCTGGTTCGTGTCCAGCATGCGCTGGAACGTGAACACGACGTCATCCGCGTTGAATTCGCGGGTCGGCTTGAACCAGGACGTGGTGTGGAACTTGACGCCGTGGCGCAGATGGAACGTGTACGTCTTGCCGTCCGGCGAGACATCCCACTTTTCTGCGAGGCCCGGCTCGACCTTCGTGCCGCCGCGTTCGAATTCGACGAGGCGGTTATAAACCGTGAACGTATTGGCCGTGAAATCCACGCCTGTGGTGTATTGCGCCGGATCAAAACCCGCCGGGCTGCCTTCCGAGCAGTACACGAGGGTTTTGTTCGGGATATCGGCGGCGTTCGCCAGTTGGGTCCCCGCCATCGATGCCGCTGCCGTCGCGACCAGCATCGTGAGCCGTGCCGCGCGCAACAGTTTGTTTTGCTTCATGTTTCCTCCAGGATCATCGCCGGCTAAAACCAGCGTAGCGCGATATTACTGAGCTTTGCCAGGGGCCGCAATTGGAGGAAATTAACTTTGTTGACGATCGGAAACAGCTTTCATCCGGGTTGCCGCGCCTGGCGCGGCAACCCTCCCGAATTTCAGCGAAATTGGGGATAGAAGCGGTAAATTACCTACTTGAGACCGACGTTCCAGAACTGGGTCGGGCCAAACGGGTCGATCTTGAAGCCGGTGACTGCCTTCGACAGCGGCTGGTAAACGGTCGAATGCGCAATCGGCGTGAAAGGCACCTGATCCTTGAAGATCTGTTGGGCCTCGGTGTAGTCCTTGGTGCGCGTGGCCGTATCGGTGGTGCTGCGGGCCGCCTTGATGAGGTCGTCGAACGGCTTGTAGCACCATTTGGAGAAATTGCTGCCGTTCACGGCATCGCAGCCGAGCAGCACACCGAGCCAGTTGTCCGGGTCGCCGTAGTCGCCCGTCCAGCCGATCAGCATCGCCTCGTGCTCGCCGCTGTGCCCGCGGCGGATGTACTCACCCCACTCGAAGGTGACGATTTTCGTCTTCACGCCGATCTTCGCCCAGTCCGCCTGCAGCATTTCGGCCATCAGGCGCGCGTTTGGGTTGTAGGGTCGCGAAACGGGCATCGCCCACAGCGTCAGGTCGAAGCCATCCGGGTAGCCCGCCTGCTTGAGCAGCCCTTTGGCTTTGTCGACGTCGTACGGTGCGTCTTTCAGGCTCTTGTCGTAACCCCATTGGGTGGGCGGCATCGGATTGGTCGCCGCCTGGCCCGCGCCCTGGTAGACCGAATCGATGATCGCCTTCTTGTGGACGGCCATGTCGAGCGCGCGGCGCACGAGCACATTGTCGAGCGGCTTTTTCGTCGTGTTGTACGCGATGAAGCCCAGATTGAAGCCCACC contains these protein-coding regions:
- a CDS encoding ABC transporter permease subunit — translated: MADIQNTVPQAVTPPSGRALAAREFWSNFSRNRGAVGAGLIVLVLVFVAIFAPLIAPHSPIEQYRDSVKIPPAWLDGGNWKFILGTDEAGRDILSRLMYGARLSFWIGFVSVVLALIPGIVLGLIAAFFEKWADTPIMRIMDVLLALPSLLLAVAVVAIIGPGLVNTMLAIAIVALPGYVRLTRASALGELHKEYVMASRVAGAGTARLMFSQVLPNCTAPLIVQATLGFSSAILDAAALGFLGLGVQPPSAEWGAMLASARDYIDSAWWIVTMPGLAILISVLAINLLGDGLRDALDPKLKRLA
- a CDS encoding ABC transporter substrate-binding protein translates to MKQNKLLRAARLTMLVATAAASMAGTQLANAADIPNKTLVYCSEGSPAGFDPAQYTTGVDFTANTFTVYNRLVEFERGGTKVEPGLAEKWDVSPDGKTYTFHLRHGVKFHTTSWFKPTREFNADDVVFTFQRMLDTNQPFRKAYPVQFPYFTDMGLDKLIDKVEKVDPYTVKFTLKEVNAPFIQNLAMEYASVLSAEYADSLLKSGNAADINQKPVGTGPFIFRSYTKDATIRFDGNPDYWKPNTVKISKLIFSITPDAGVRVQKLKRDECQVMSYPRPADIAPLKADSNVDMPSQPGFNLGYLAYNVTHKPVDKLEVRQALDMAINKKAIIDSVYQGAGQAATNPMPPTQWSYDKNLKMPAYDTEKAKALLAKAGFPNGFDITLWAMPVQRAYNPNGKLMAEMIQADWAKIGVKAKIVTYEWGEYIKRAHAGEDDTMLIGWTGDNGDPDNWLGTLLGCDAVNGNNFSKWCYKPFDELVQKGRETTGQADRTKAYVQAQQIFAQQLPFSPIAHSTVYQPVSKKVVDMRIEPLGYARFDGVSMK
- a CDS encoding ABC transporter permease subunit → MFRFVLRRIGMVIPTFIGITILAFALIHLIPGDPIEVMMGERGVDPAMHAAAMHRLGLDEPLPIQYLHYVGHALQGNLGTSIITNTSVMDEFLARFPATVELSICAMMFALIVGLPAGVFAALRRGTAVDHGVMGTALTGYSMPIFWWGLILIMFFSSKLGWTPVSGRIAVEYDIPHVTGFLLIDSLLPGTDEGSFRSALSHLILPSIVLGTIPLAVVARMTRSSMLEVLREDYIRTARAKGLSPGRVIVVHALRNALIPVVTVIGLQVGTLLAGAVLTETLFSWPGIGKWLIDAIGRRDYPVVQGGILMIATLVIVVNLVVDLLYGVLNPRIRHTR